One genomic segment of Clostridium saccharoperbutylacetonicum N1-4(HMT) includes these proteins:
- a CDS encoding ribonucleoside-diphosphate reductase subunit alpha: protein MSILNQLCKDAINAIKGNEGIYTEEKLLKAITHIVRDGMNDNEIRRCLIQATLELTNDKEPNWQNIAAKMYTYELYDKIKNIRKVDNDNLYSDYYEFIKELTEKGLYGEYILENYSKEDILELEKEIKPERDFLFNYSGINLLASRYLVQDYDRNPIELPQQMFMGIAMHLAISEKQENRVYWAKRFYNVLSSLKATMATPTMSNARKPFYQLSSCFIDTVEDSLDGIYKSLDSFAKISKFGGGMGIYMGKIRALGAPIRGFKGASGGVIPWVKLFNDTAIAVDQLGVRNGSVAVWLDAWHKDIPEFLQIRANNGDDRKKAHDVFPGVCYPDLFWKLAENDIDANWYMMCPHEIKTVKGYALEDFYGSEWEEKYYECVNDERIEKRVITVKELVRLIIRNVAETGTPFAFYRDTANKMNPNKHKGIIYSSNLCSEIMQNMSSMKIEKSETIKVGDEYVVVEKVVPGDFVVCNLSSIVLGNVDVRNDEELEYVVETQIRAMDNVIDLNYYSVPFAEVTNKKYRAIGLGTSGYHHMLANNKIQWTEQEHKRFADKVYEKINYYAIKSSMKIAKEKGSYELFKDSDWDNGDYFELRNYNSKEWDELREEVHEAGMRNGYLIAVAPNGSTATIAGTSEGIDPVMSRFYFEEKKGSIIPKTAPNLSEDNYWYYNSAYTIDQAISVEINGIRQRHIDQGQSFNLYITNNYTTRQIMNLYIEACKCGVKSIYYVRSKSLEVNECETCSA, encoded by the coding sequence ATGTCTATTTTAAATCAATTATGTAAGGATGCTATTAATGCAATTAAAGGCAATGAGGGGATTTATACTGAGGAAAAATTATTAAAAGCAATAACTCATATTGTTAGGGATGGAATGAATGATAATGAAATAAGGAGATGCTTAATTCAAGCAACATTAGAACTTACAAATGATAAGGAACCTAATTGGCAAAATATTGCAGCCAAAATGTATACGTACGAGTTATATGACAAAATTAAAAATATTAGAAAAGTAGATAATGATAATTTATATAGTGATTATTATGAATTTATTAAAGAGCTAACAGAAAAAGGTCTTTATGGAGAATATATCCTTGAAAATTATTCAAAAGAGGATATTTTAGAATTAGAAAAAGAAATAAAACCCGAGAGGGATTTTTTATTTAATTATAGTGGAATAAATCTTTTAGCTAGTAGATATTTAGTTCAGGACTACGATAGAAATCCTATAGAGCTGCCACAGCAAATGTTTATGGGAATAGCTATGCACTTAGCAATTAGTGAGAAGCAAGAAAATAGAGTTTATTGGGCAAAAAGATTTTATAATGTTTTAAGTTCATTAAAAGCTACTATGGCAACACCAACTATGTCAAATGCAAGGAAACCATTTTATCAATTAAGCTCATGCTTTATAGATACTGTAGAGGATAGTTTAGATGGAATATATAAATCACTGGACAGTTTTGCTAAAATATCAAAATTTGGTGGTGGAATGGGAATCTATATGGGAAAGATTCGAGCATTAGGAGCTCCAATTAGAGGCTTCAAGGGAGCATCTGGTGGTGTAATACCATGGGTAAAGCTATTTAATGATACTGCAATAGCTGTAGATCAGTTAGGGGTAAGAAATGGTTCGGTTGCTGTATGGCTTGATGCTTGGCATAAGGATATTCCAGAATTTTTACAAATAAGAGCTAACAATGGAGATGATAGAAAGAAAGCTCATGATGTATTTCCTGGGGTTTGTTATCCTGATTTATTTTGGAAACTTGCAGAAAATGATATAGATGCTAATTGGTATATGATGTGTCCTCATGAGATTAAAACTGTAAAAGGATATGCTTTAGAAGATTTTTATGGTTCTGAATGGGAAGAAAAATACTATGAATGTGTAAATGATGAGAGAATAGAAAAGAGAGTAATAACAGTAAAAGAATTGGTTAGATTGATAATAAGAAATGTAGCTGAAACAGGAACACCATTTGCTTTTTACAGAGATACTGCTAATAAAATGAATCCTAATAAACATAAAGGTATTATATATTCTTCAAATTTATGTTCTGAAATTATGCAAAATATGAGTTCTATGAAGATAGAAAAGAGTGAAACTATAAAGGTTGGAGATGAATATGTTGTAGTTGAAAAAGTGGTTCCAGGGGATTTCGTTGTTTGTAATCTTTCTTCTATTGTACTTGGAAATGTAGATGTTCGTAATGATGAAGAATTGGAATATGTTGTAGAAACACAAATAAGAGCTATGGATAATGTTATAGATTTAAATTATTATTCTGTTCCTTTTGCAGAAGTTACTAACAAAAAATACAGAGCTATAGGACTTGGAACAAGTGGATATCATCATATGCTTGCAAATAATAAAATACAATGGACAGAGCAGGAACATAAGAGATTTGCTGATAAGGTTTATGAAAAAATAAATTATTATGCAATAAAATCAAGTATGAAGATTGCTAAGGAAAAAGGTTCATATGAGTTATTTAAAGATTCTGATTGGGATAATGGTGATTATTTCGAATTAAGAAATTATAATAGTAAAGAATGGGATGAACTTAGAGAAGAAGTACATGAAGCTGGAATGAGAAATGGCTATTTAATAGCAGTTGCACCAAATGGTTCAACAGCAACTATAGCAGGAACCTCTGAAGGTATTGATCCTGTAATGTCTAGATTTTATTTTGAAGAAAAGAAGGGCAGTATAATTCCCAAAACAGCACCAAATCTTTCAGAAGATAATTATTGGTACTATAACTCAGCTTATACTATAGATCAAGCAATATCAGTTGAAATAAATGGAATACGTCAAAGGCATATAGATCAAGGCCAATCATTTAATTTGTATATTACTAATAATTATACTACAAGACAAATTATGAATTTATATATAGAAGCTTGTAAGTGCGGAGTTAAATCAATTTACTATGTTAGATCAAAATCACTTGAAGTAAATGAATGTGAAACTTGCTCAGCTTAA
- a CDS encoding ribonucleotide-diphosphate reductase subunit beta, whose amino-acid sequence MNINKKPLFNEFGDRDVSKKRIINGNTTNLNDFNNMKYNWASDWYRQGMNNFWIPEEINLSQDLKDYQNLLEEERTAYDKILSFLIFLDSVQTANLSNINNYITASEINLCLTIQSFQEAVHSQSYSYMLDSICSPEERNEILYQWKDDEILLRRNKFIGDLYNEFINDPTDSNLLRTLMANYILEGIYFYSGFMFFYNLERNGKMPGSAQEIRYINRDENTHLWLFRNIIKELRNENPQLFTREIKEELRQMMKSGVEQEILWGHYVIGDKIQGINKKLIEDYIKYLGNKRLKDINLEPLFEEYNENPAAWVDNLSNANFVKTDFFEAKSTAYAKSASLVDDL is encoded by the coding sequence ATGAATATTAACAAAAAACCTCTTTTTAATGAGTTTGGAGATAGAGATGTCAGTAAAAAAAGAATTATAAACGGAAATACTACTAATTTGAATGATTTTAATAATATGAAGTACAATTGGGCATCAGATTGGTATAGACAAGGTATGAATAATTTTTGGATTCCTGAAGAAATTAACCTTTCACAAGATTTAAAAGATTATCAAAATTTATTAGAAGAAGAAAGAACTGCTTATGATAAAATATTATCTTTTTTAATATTTTTGGATTCAGTTCAGACTGCTAATTTGAGCAATATAAATAATTATATAACAGCAAGTGAAATCAATCTTTGTTTAACAATTCAAAGTTTTCAAGAGGCAGTACATTCTCAAAGTTATAGTTATATGCTTGATAGTATTTGTTCTCCAGAAGAAAGAAATGAAATACTTTATCAGTGGAAAGATGATGAGATACTATTAAGAAGAAATAAATTCATAGGAGATTTGTATAATGAATTTATAAATGATCCTACTGATAGCAATTTGTTAAGAACGCTTATGGCTAACTATATCTTAGAAGGAATATATTTTTACTCTGGTTTTATGTTCTTTTACAATTTAGAGAGAAATGGAAAGATGCCAGGTTCAGCCCAAGAAATTAGGTATATTAATAGAGATGAGAATACTCATCTCTGGTTATTTAGAAATATAATAAAGGAATTGCGTAATGAAAATCCTCAATTGTTTACCCGGGAAATAAAAGAAGAGTTAAGACAAATGATGAAAAGTGGAGTAGAGCAGGAAATTTTGTGGGGACATTATGTTATAGGAGATAAAATACAAGGAATAAATAAAAAATTAATAGAGGATTATATAAAATATTTAGGAAACAAAAGATTGAAAGACATTAATTTAGAACCATTATTTGAAGAATATAATGAAAACCCTGCTGCATGGGTAGATAATCTATCTAATGCCAATTTTGTTAAGACAGATTTCTTTGAAGCAAAGTCTACAGCCTACGCAAAATCAGCTAGTTTAGTGGATGATTTGTAA